The proteins below come from a single Candidozyma auris chromosome 3, complete sequence genomic window:
- a CDS encoding Zn(2+) transporter, translating to MQGKEIRITALLVLDTIFLLLEAGVGYTVQSLALVADAFHMLNDIISLVVALWAVRVKKSKPADGSYTYGWQRAEILGALINAVFLLALCFTIIIEAINRFFNPPEISSPKLVLAVGFAGLISNFVGLVLFHEHGHSHGGGGHSHGGSGHSHSHEVDEEETVGGEETPTSNISDFFPDNVVERFNERSPLVNKDSHNHQPQKQKKKKSMNMEGVFLHVLGDALGNVGVIITALFIWKTDYTWRFYSDPLVSLVITAIIFSSALPLCRKSCKILLQATPPSLDPNVIAEEITVLPTIKSIHDFHIWNLNEDFMVASLHLELNESPETGVQDPKGEGIINKNAFVETVAQVRRLLHKYGIDSVTIQPEFPRQIQRQSSTLYGTAKTSASCA from the coding sequence ATGCAGGGCAAGGAAATCAGAATCACTGCACTCTTGGTGTTGGACAccatctttcttcttttggagGCCGGTGTCGGCTACACCGTCCAGTCGTTGGCGCTTGTTGCTGATGCCTTCCACATGTTGAACGACATCATCTCGCTAGTCGTTGCCCTTTGGGCAGTGAgagtgaagaagctgaaacCAGCGGATGGTTCTTACACTTATGGCTGGCAGAGAGCAGAGATATTGGGTGCGTTGATCAACGCTGTTTTCCTTTTGGCCTTGTGcttcaccatcatcatcgaggCCATCAATCGTTTTTTTAACCCACCAGAAATCTCATCGCCCAAATTGGTGTTGGCAGTTGGTTTCGCAGGCTTGATCAGTAACTTTGTTGGGTTGGTGCTTTTCCACGAGCACGGCCACTCTCACGGCGGCGGGGGCCACTCTCACGGAGGAAGCGGTCACAGTCACTCACACGAagttgacgaggaagagacTGTGGGCGGCGAAGAAACGCCCACGTCGAACATTTCAGACTTTTTCCCTGACAACGTGGTTGAAAGATTTAACGAGAGGTCTCCTTTAGTGAATAAGGACAGCCACAACCATCAGCCTcaaaagcagaagaagaagaagtctaTGAACATGGAAGGTGTGTTCTTGCACGTTTTGGGTGACGCCTTGGGTAACGTTGGCGTGATCATCACTGCCTTGTTTATCTGGAAGACTGACTACACGTGGAGATTCTACAGTGACCCATTGGTATCTCTTGTCATTACTGCCATCATTTTCTCCTCTGCTTTGCCTCTTTGCAGAAAGTCTTGTAAAATTTTGTTGCAGGCGACTCCTCCAAGCTTGGACCCCAATGTAATTGCCGAGGAGATCACCGTATTGCCGACAATCAAATCCATTCACGATTTCCACATATGGAACTTGAACGAGGACTTCATGGTTGCTTCTTTACACTTGGAACTAAACGAGTCCCCGGAAACTGGTGTTCAGGACCCCAAGGGTGAAGGtatcatcaacaagaacgcTTTTGTAGAGACGGTGGCCCAGGTGAGAAGGCTCTTGCACAAGTATGGTATTGACTCCGTCACCATCCAGCCTGAGTTCCCCAGACAAATCCAAAGACAGTCGAGTACTCTTTATGGAACTGCCAAAACAAGTGCTTCATGCGCCTAA
- a CDS encoding cleavage polyadenylation factor subunit RNA14 yields MAEKKERLSLDVIGTLEDAVEKNPLDYKKWSQLIEHVVAKDKEEQVRATFERYFSIFRFDARQWNNYVNFELNRGEFNNVEQIFAKCLPITDDVDLCRTYVSYVRRVNDVITGGEKARTTVSQAFDFAVNKVGTDVDSAELWKDYLDFFKSWTPSSSWEQQQKTDLIRRLYRRCLVIPVAKIESTWAEYTKWENEVSTPNSASKFIADLSTSYMEARSWNTEFKNATKGSLRRRTIPMSLQEDNNNVLSTQVELWFRWLELEKKNHLNLKEHDLRKRVEYVFRQATYTLPFVPEIWFRFSRYMMSDGEEANRARSIDLLSEAFKLNPSSFLIAFSLTELHEKDNSFDKATEVLRNLIGTLSKKYDALKEQLDTLNSEVKERALNSLEKQKNANDSDDEDMIDSGNSEVKLSESEALEILDLEAKVEDSSKSVTLAYINLMALSKRTQGIKEVRSVFKQRKNFEAIGYEFYVENALTEYYSDNKKIADRVFDLAMKTFSSNGGFLYAYLDYLILTNSSESIKVFFEMALTNLSQTLSEDQEAIQLSKGNILDQKKRTVRLKKNQNAMKRIIKRYIRFAYNYLDLDTVGALERRYLHLFPDDDELNLFIDRSRGTAVDAISKYDLCTEEKSDSDNEDDEDEVAAEQHKSKKRRRLSSPSDNYSPESATGTTSGTSIVGNGQIAGPQMGQPENQFGFVGTTIYGLLQVLPNAGYFGPPNEHIFNSAKLVELFSNLPDLPGDH; encoded by the coding sequence AtggcagagaaaaaagagcgGTTGCTGTTGGACGTGATTGGTACGCTCGAGGACGCCGTGGAAAAGAATCCTCTAGATTATAAGAAATGGTCTCAGTTGATTGAGCATGTGGTGGCCAAGGACAAGGAAGAACAGGTCAGAGCCACCTTCGAGAGATATTTTTCTATATTTCGCTTCGATGCCCGTCAATGGAACAACTATGTAAATTTCGAGTTGAATAGAGGCGAATTCAATAATGTCGAGCAGATATTCGCCAAGTGTCTACCTATCACAGACGATGTAGACCTTTGTCGAACATACGTTTCCTATGTACGTCGTGTGAACGACGTCATCACTGGCGGAGAGAAGGCTAGAACGACAGTGCTGCAGGCTTTCGATTTTGCTGTCAACAAAGTCGGCACAGACGTGGACAGTGCTGAACTTTGGAAAGACTATCTTGACTTTTTTAAGTCATGGAcaccttcatcttcgtgggaacagcagcagaaaaCAGATCTCATTCGTCGTCTATACAGAAGATGTCTCGTTATTCCAGTTGCTAAGATTGAGTCTACTTGGGCTGAATATACAAAATGGGAGAATGAAGTATCTACTCCCAATAGTGCCAGTAAGTTTATTGCTGACCTCTCCACTTCATATATGGAGGCCCGTTCGTGGAATACCGAGTTTAAAAATGCCACTAAGGGCCTGTTGAGAAGGCGAACGATCCCGATGTCGCTACAAGaagacaacaacaatgTGTTAAGCACTCAAGTTGAACTTTGGTTCAGATGGTTAGAGttagaaaagaagaatcatCTCAATTTGAAGGAACACGATTTACGTAAAAGAGTTGAATATGTCTTTAGGCAGGCTACCTACACGCTTCCATTTGTGCCAGAAATCTGGTTTCGGTTTAGTCGATACATGATGAGCGACGGTGAGGAAGCGAATAGGGCCAGAAGTATAGATCTTTTGAGCGAGGCATTTAAGTTAAACCCAAGCAGCTTTCTTATCGCCTTCCTGTTGACAGAACTACATGAGAAGGACAACTCTTTCGACAAAGCAACTGAGGTGCTCCGAAACCTCATAGGCACATTGTCCAAAAAATATGATGCTCTCAAAGAACAGCTTGATACCTTGAACTCCGAAGTGAAGGAGAGGGCCCTCAATAGTTTGGAAAAACAGAAGAATGCCAACGATAGcgatgatgaagacatGATCGACAGTGGCAACTCGGAAGTGAAGCTCTCTGAGAGTGAGGCGCTTGAGATCCTCGACTTAGAGGCGAAAGTTGAGGATCTGAGTAAGTCAGTCACCCTAGCGTATATAAACTTGATGGCCTTGAGTAAAAGAACACAAGGTATAAAGGAGGTTCGTTCTGTGTTcaagcagagaaagaactTCGAAGCAATAGGCTACGAGTTTTATGTGGAGAATGCCTTGACTGAGTACTACTCTGACAATAAGAAGATCGCCGATAGAGTGTTTGACTTGGCGATGAAAACATTTAGTCTGAATGGTGGCTTTCTCTATGCTTACTTGGACTATTTGATCCTCACGAACTCCTCTGAAAGTATCAaagttttttttgaaatggCTCTTACAAACCTACTGCAAACGCTCCTGGAGGACCAAGAGGCCATTCAGTTGAGTAAGGGTAATATACTCgaccaaaagaaaaggacCGTCAGGCTCAAAAAGAACCAAAATGCCATGAAGCGAATCATAAAGAGGTACATACGGTTTGCCTACAACTATCTAGACTTGGATACTGTGGGCGCCCTCGAGAGGCGGTACCTTCATCTCTTTCCCGACGATGATGAGTTAAACTTGTTCATAGACAGGTCCAGAGGCACCGCTGTGGATGCCATCAGCAAATACGACTTGTGCACTGAAGAGAAGTCAGACTCTgacaatgaagatgatgaagatgaagtggCTGCCGAACAGCACAAGAGTAAGAAGCGCCGCAGATTGTCCTCCCCCAGCGATAACTACCTGCCTGAATCTGCCACGGGAACCACTTCTGGGACTTCTATTGTAGGAAATGGGCAAATTGCTGGTCCACAAATGGGGCAGCCAGAGAATCAGTTTGGTTTCGTTGGTACCACCATCTACGGACTCCTCCAAGTGTTGCCTAATGCTGGATACTTTGGGCCCCCGAACGAACACATCTTTAACAGCGCCAAATTGGTTGAGCTTTTCAGCAATCTCCCAGATCTCCCTGGTGACCActaa
- the SNF2 gene encoding SWI/SNF catalytic subunit — translation MNRQPTREEIQRYVQRWHQLKQQYGDQVQNVPEYNQLSKVIRFFQLQAAQRQQQQQQQQQQNGVKPNSAQLQQGQSPQQSQFNAMGNVPGNMAGGNASNVNQINMNQMGGMANGNPMAQNINNQPYMQMQGMAPGSHASTNAMNTPAVGNANVLPAGGQMPMMSGPNSHSPISQSPHALMANTPSVGQPQGMDTGLQGGIPPGMHGGPAMGQMQTVSLVTL, via the exons ATGAACAGACAGCCCACAAGGGAAGAGATCCAGCGCTATGTCCAGCGCTGGCATCAGCTCAAGCAACAGTACGGGGACCAGGTTCAAAATGTCCCAGAGTACAACCAATTGCTGAAGGTGATACGGTTTTTCCAGCTCCAGGCTGCCCAGAgacagcaacagcagcagcaacagcaacaacaaaatgGCGTAAAACCGAACCTGgctcaattgcaacaaGGCCAACTGCCTCAACAGAGCCAGTTCAATGCCATGGGTAATGTACCAGGCAACATGGCCGGTGGGAACGCTAGCAACGTGAACCAGATAAATATGAACCAAATGGGAGGCATGGCAAACGGAAACCCAATGGCTCAAAATATCAACAACCAGCCATATATGCAGATGCAAGGCATGGCGCCAGGGTCCCATGCTTCTACGAATGCCATGAACACACCTGCAGTAGGAAACGCTAACGTTCTCCCAGCAGGAGGGCAGATGCCCATGATGAGTGGTCCCAACTCACACTCACCGATAAGTCAGTCTCCTCATGCCCTCATGGCCAACACCCCGTCGGTGGGTCAGCCTCAGGGCATGGACACCGGTCTCCAAGGAGGCATTCCTCCAGGTATGCATGGTGGCCCAGCAATGGGTCAGATGCAAACA GTGCTGTTGGTAACTCTCTAG
- a CDS encoding Zn(2+) transporter ZRT3, with protein MLDFMKSFNQGWYLTTLSSILCASGTFIIFLDDIYKLVFPRWFTRRYPFHLKENYSFMNGSLAFSSGCLLFTALYRLLPEAMDNLTPHDESKHHRSQREINTVLISSFIGGIAACFIFNQVLHLLTAESVVHCSHDGKDKIETLPYSELRENAHSHGHDHSHSHSHGSEGHEYHEPSELEEGNSSTAPGAEDLESAPLLAHRKSQGILHYFTTAKEVDDQLLGECKGYTSAELCLHDQTKDKPHFCEIPTIRKNEDEESSASASAQSEENGADKAAHQNDLHDHQNHHDYNGDHNHDLTFARSVSEVHSHHGRSEHHHHHVNSPLSRLMLIGVQTILAITLHKFPEGFITYITAETDPQLGVSIFLSLLIHNFTEGFSMCLPLYYSFASGKAYWGAKAKAVSISAILGGLSQPLGALGGLIFLQANHAGNSDIDIDKLNYIFGITMAVTSGFLCVIALSMYGSAVSFSGSPNFVMIWCIVGMSIIGLSSLILKGE; from the coding sequence ATGCTTGACTTCATGAAATCCTTCAACCAGGGGTGGTATCTCACCACCCTCTCATCGATTCTATGTGCGCTGGGCACATTTATCATTTTCCTCGATGACATATACAAACTTGTGTTTCCAAGGTGGTTTACGAGAAGATACCCGTTccatttgaaagaaaattACTCGTTCATGAATGGATCGTTGGCGTTTAGTTCGGGCTGTTTGCTTTTCACGGCACTTTATAGACTCTTGCCCGAGGCCATGGACAACCTCACTCCTCACGACGAGCTGAAACATCATCGCCTGCAGCGAGAAATCAACACTGTCTTGATCTCGTCGTTTATTGGCGGAATTGCAGCGTGTTTTATTTTCAACCAGGTTTTGCATCTTCTCACGGCGGAGTCGGTGGTGCATTGTTCTCACGATGGGAAAGATAAGATAGAAACGCTTCCCTATCTGGAATTACGAGAGAATGCTCATAGCCACGGCCACGACCACAGTCACAGTCACAGTCACGGCAGTGAAGGTCACGAGTATCACGAGCCTTcagagcttgaagaaggtaaCTCTTCAACAGCACCGGGCGCTGAGGACTTGGAGAGCGCACCGTTGCTAGCCCACCGCAAGTCACAAGGAATTCTTCACTATTTTACCACGGCAAAAGAAGTGGACGACCAATTACTCGGAGAATGTAAAGGATACACTTCCGCAGAGCTCTGTCTTCATGACCAGACCAAGGACAAGCCACACTTTTGCGAGATTCCAACGATTCGCAAGaacgaggacgaggagagcctggcgctggcgctgGCACAGTCCGAAGAGAACGGAGCCGATAAGGCAGCTCACCAAAATGACCTTCATGATCACCAGAACCACCATGACTATAATGGTGACCATAACCATGACTTGACGTTTGCACGTTCCGTGTCTGAAGTGCACTCTCACCACGGCAGACTGgaacaccaccaccatcacgTCAACTCTCCCCTTTCCAGGCTTATGCTTATTGGTGTTCAAACGATCTTGGCCATTACGCTCCACAAGTTCCCAGAGGGGTTCATCACTTATATAACCGCAGAAACAGACCCTCAGCTTGGCGTGTCTATTTTCCTCAGTCTTTTGATTCACAACTTTACCGAAGGCTTCTCTATGTGCTTGCCTTTATACTACTCGTTTGCATCTGGAAAAGCGTACTGGGGTGCCAAGGCGAAAGCTGTGAGCATCAGTGCTATATTGGGTGGCTTGTCGCAGCCTTTGGGGGCTCTCGGAGGGTTGATTTTCTTACAAGCGAATCACGCAGGCAACTCGGATATCGATATCGACAAACTCAACTACATCTTTGGCATTACAATGGCAGTGACGTCTGGTTTTCTTTGTGTCATTGCGTTATCTATGTACGGCTCTGCCGTGTCCTTCAGCGGGTCCCCCAACTTTGTCATGATCTGGTGCATTGTGGGCATGAGCATCATTGGACTTCTGTCGCTCATACTCAAGGGGGAGTAA
- the OPI1 gene encoding transcriptional regulator OPI1 has protein sequence MAESRKRKLSDSLPSDPPPYEQTFDVKHSHLVQSVGAPTVSESTVSAVATNDPTTPTTQQVQGNDESAVSAAEVLANLAHSPGPPESNPVSSATSPMSTTSLADLERQQHPIVSSVNAVSKLPIVTNAVKYYEDSKRNYAPFNYAAGIVEKAAMPVFNKIEVNLNSMHQARLHEARKQKKRRVVSPAEKNETKKRLKFCLHILKLANRHINDKVGYLQQAIETREVPDDHKHQEQLSTPKSEEKHDDTHPLTRQTESSRSESELTAVNSSRSDASSTPAPDAQETQTEIVTTVKKIIHVISNFRPSSLCAEKDSEEGPDSEDYRLKSTIREIILNLPYQVQSSSAGSSQTNDKIVTFAKESLNMISRLTMVFNNQLEKAESWVDGEETTEEGSGQNYDKNGHDEKAFVKAEALDAVRQT, from the coding sequence ATGGCCgaatcaagaaagagaaagttgtCCGACTCCCTTCCCTCGGATCCTCCTCCGTACGAGCAGACGTTTGACGTTAAACACTCCCACCTCGTTCAATCCGTAGGTGCTCCCACGGTCTCGGAGTCCACCGTCAGCGCCGTAGCCACCAACGACCCTACTACACCCACGACACAGCAGGTTCAAGGAAATGATGAGAGCGCGGTGAGCGCCGCCGAGGTTCTTGCCAACTTAGCCCACTCGCCAGGCCCACCAGAGTCGAACCCAGTCTCGAGTGCAACATCACCCATGTCTACAACGTCGCTTGCGGACTTGGAAAGACAGCAGCATCCGATCGTGCTGTCTGTGAACGCGGTGAGTAAACTTCCTATCGTCACCAACGCCGTCAAGTACTATGAGGATTCGAAGCGCAACTATGCTCCATTCAACTATGCCGCAGGCATTGTGGAAAAGGCAGCAATGCCCgttttcaacaaaattgAGGTAAATTTGAACAGTATGCACCAGGCAAGGCTACATGAGGCACgcaagcaaaagaaacgTCGCGTTGTGCTGCCCGCTGAGAAGAACGAAACAAAGAAGCGCTTGAAGTTTTGCTTGCACATCTTGAAACTTGCCAATAGGCACATTAATGACAAGGTTGGCTATCTTCAGCAGGCAATAGAGACGCGTGAAGTTCCGGATGATCATAAGCACCAGGAACAGCTCTCCACGCCCAAACTGGAAGAAAAACATGATGATACCCACCCACTAACGCGGCAGACGGAATCTTCGCGGTCTGAGAGCGAGTTGACTGCTGTCAACTCGTCGAGACTGGATGCTTCGTCCACCCCTGCTCCGGATGCTCAAGAAACACAGACGGAAATTGTCACCActgtcaagaagatcatcCATGTCATTTCCAACTTCCGTCCATCGTCCTTGTGCGCCGAGAAGGATAGTGAAGAGGGTCCCGATTCCGAGGACTACAGACTAAAATCCACTATCCGCGAGATCATTCTCAATTTGCCGTATCAAGTACAGCTGAGTTCGGCAGGGTCTTCGCAAACTAACGACAAGATCGTCACGTTTGCCAAAGAATCACTCAACATGATCAGTCGTTTAACGATGGTGTTCAACAATCAGCTAGAAAAGGCGGAAAGCTGGGTTGACGGAGAAGAGACGACGGAAGAAGGATCTGGGCAAAACTACGATAAGAATGGGCATGACGAAAAGGCTTTTGTCAAGGCAGAGGCCCTAGACGCAGTTAGACAGACCTAA
- the SAM37 gene encoding SAM complex subunit SAM37, protein MSLELHVWGDDNLSIIEPECIAAAWLLSIHLVSQKINFTIVKSNNTNLSRTLRLPLLVGPSVSAEGFVEIASYISRAYPSDSTKFVPDGKLSAKDQLINASLQSYVKKTLHNVHQYNTYVNTKNYENYTRKLFSHYLPFPMMYNQPLKFYKDACEQAKLIGLGTNKTGFFSFGGAGEDEVLDTELVNDDEDEEYKEVAISALHEKMILAKSKDKAIMRESRNAFKCIALTHGYIKHVIKLFEELNPSSPVTYAYLFKPKKVSSSELLLYAYIYSITLHDLPDRSIAEHLENEFPAFWKFATTIITALQDSLKPGYLRKGKGKEVPSLWNELGLLSGLISYEVAK, encoded by the coding sequence ATGTCTTTGGAGCTCCACGTTTGGGGCGACGACAATTTGTCAATTATTGAGCCTGAGTGTATCGCAGCAGCGTGGCTCCTTAGCATCCACTTAGTCTCTCAGAAGATCAACTTCACCATAGTCAAGTCCAACAACACCAATCTCTCTAGGACATTGAGGTTACCGCTTTTGGTAGGGCCATCTGTTTCAGCAGAGGGTTTTGTCGAAATTGCTAGCTATATATCAAGAGCCTACCCACTGGACTCTACCAAGTTTGTGCCAGATGGAAAGCTCTCGGCGAAGGACCAATTGATTAATGCAAGTCTTCAAAGCtacgtgaagaagacattGCACAATGTTCACCAGTATAACACCTATGTGAACACTAAGAACTACGAAAATTATACCAGGAAATTATTTCTGCATTACCTTCCATTCCCTATGATGTACAACCAGCCTTTGAAGTTCTACAAGGACGCCTGCGAACAGGCCAAGCTCATTGGGCTAGGAACGAATAAAACCGGTTTTTTTAGCTTTGGAGGAGCCGGGGAAGACGAGGTTCTTGACACTGAGCTTGTTaatgacgacgaggacgaagaATACAAGGAAGTAGCCATCAGCGCCCTACACGAGAAGATGATTCTTGCCAAATCAAAGGACAAGGCAATCATGAGAGAGTCAAGAAACGCGTTCAAATGCATTGCCTTAACTCATGGATACATAAAGCACgtcatcaagctctttgaggagttgaaTCCCTCGCTGCCAGTGACCTACGCCTACCTATTCAAACCTAAAAAGGTGTCTTCGTCAGAACTTCTTCTATATGCTTACATCTACTCCATCACGCTACACGACTTGCCCGATCGGTCAATTGCTGAACACTTGGAGAATGAGTTTCCTGCCTTTTggaaatttgcaaccaccatCATCACAGCATTACAGGACAGCTTGAAGCCCGGATACCTACGAAAGGGCAAGGGCAAGGAGGTGCCTTCGCTCTGGAACGAGCTCGGGCTACTTTCCGGTCTAATTCTGTATGAAGTGGCAAAGTAG
- a CDS encoding RNA polymerase specificity factor — protein MSLRSFNPALKTHFRKTARPQFSYGFRNVIHADACQSILDKLQLKDKYPNSEGRVDVIDVFSGHGLLSTMINYELKPRNHLLIEHHREHVKTWEDRIKYLKSHTQNSENFMLAPQDGHSWSTYDDLFLEKKIFEPEFQPRSKVHDQLLVVANLTSAKMGESLFAQWLMCIAHKNWLQKYGRVRMVVLAPETVVQKFFAGPYFIKRNRTSAKRGMFSDSKLIAIAQPDEHGPHSAGDGYDPRLVIKDQPVLLPSSSITPVGNELAVVEVIPKELDEVDVNEIDHLTQSMSFRMTNNIANAFKILAPGAEDDLVPKIPKETLHKKFKQLTDEEIWQLYNIYHKWEFKPRYEDTISVFLDDSRHF, from the coding sequence ATGCTGCTTCGTTCCTTCAACCCAGCGTTGAAGACCCACTTTAGGAAGACAGCTAGACCTCAATTTCTGTATGGGTTTCGAAATGTCATTCACGCGGACGCCTGCCAGTCGATCTTAGACAAGCTCCAACTCAAGGATAAGTACCCCAACTCGGAGGGAAGAGTAGATGTGATAGATGTTTTTTCTGGCCATGGATTGCTATCGACAATGATAAATTACGAGTTGAAACCAAGGAACCATCTTTTGATTGAACATCACAGGGAGCATGTTAAAACTTGGGAGGATAGAATCAAGTACCTCAAATCACATACCCAGAATTCAGAGAACTTCATGCTAGCCCCACAAGACGGACATTCATGGTCGACATATGACGATTTGTTTCTcgaaaagaagattttTGAACCCGAATTCCAGCCGAGATCTAAAGTGCACGATCAGTTGCTCGTTGTGGCCAACCTAACGTCTGCCAAAATGGGTGAATCGTTATTTGCTCAGTGGCTCATGTGCATTGCTCATAAGAACTGGCTACAAAAATACGGACGAGTCAGAATGGTGGTTTTGGCACCTGAGACCGTTGTTCAAAAGTTCTTTGCGGGGCCATATTTTATAAAGAGGAACAGAACGTCAGCTAAGCGAGGCATGTTCTCTGATTCGAAGCTAATAGCGATTGCCCAACCTGATGAGCATGGTCCACATAGCGCAGGAGACGGATATGACCCTCGTTTAGTGATAAAGGATCAGCCAGTGCTACTACCTAGCTCTTCAATTACACCGGTGGGAAATGAACTCGCAGTGGTCGAGGTTATACCAAAGGAGCTCGATGAAGTGGACGTAAACGAGATAGATCATTTGACCCAGTCGATGCTGTTTAGAATGACAAATAATATCGCAAATGCATTCAAGATTTTGGCTCCAGGAGCTGAGGACGATCTTGTTCCGAAGATACCAAAGGAAACACTAcacaaaaagttcaagCAACTAACCGACGAAGAAATATGGCAGTTATACAATATATACCACAAATGGGAGTTCAAACCACGCTACGAAGACACAATTAGTGTGTTTTTGGACGACTCAAGACATTTCTAG
- the SPR3 gene encoding septin has translation MPVVSRPSKSADSSSVLENELPFPFPKFVPSPDPSSKRIGKRLIPRPEPSKADCKIGLASLPTERMKLCRRKGAKLTMILAGCSGTGKTTFLNTLFGDILDDPSSEKDSMPYEIREKKYRLVEDNFELDLTTVDVPGFGAKMDNQYSWLPIVRYIDHYFRRYMLQEEQPERKQLVDNRVHVCLYFIQPSNTSLSALDIESMKEISKRVNLIPVVARSDTLNKDELTDFKKTINQALKAYDIGVCKFISDEEVLSKIHNVAPYAVVGSNAMFKNSEGNMVKARKYHWGMVEIENPEHCDFLLLREVLLSEHMLDLIQSTEAHYNAYRTWCLRERVERALEEEMSGGKSQSSLEDDEDGLSSYALYKKIQPWTGFISQEDMDADDARLELEARKSLTESMKRRESKIREFKKVLMRRQAEYNEELKKEHERVTELSEQIRRMTAGSSKSSSHAPEESIDQSDPRAMHSLKNGFLGSFTIVSEPSICKAANPPAGTAGVVSGKQKVIKLLKLMAS, from the exons ATGCCGGTTGTCTCCAGACCTTCAAAGTCAGCAGATTCTTCCTCTGTCCTCGAAAACGAACTTCCGTTCCCCTTTCCGAAGTTCGTCCCTAGCCCAGACCCTTCCAGTAAGCGTATTGGCAAGCGGTTGATCCCCAGGCCAGAGCCGCTGAAGGCCGATTGCAAGATTGGTTTGGCCAGTTTGCCAACTGAGCGGATGAAATTATGTCGCCGAAAAGGCGCCAAACTCACGATGATCTTGGCCGGGTGCAGTGGCACGGGAAAGACCACATTCCTCAACACTCTTTTTGGCGACATCTTGGACGACCCATCAAGCGAGAAGGACTCGATGCCTTACGAAATCAGGGAAAAGAAGTAccgacttgttgaagacaaCTTTGAGTTGGATCTCACCACCGTCGACGTGCCGGGCTTTGGCGCTAAAATGGATAACCAGTACAGCTGGTTGCCGATTGTGAGATACATCGACCACTACTTCCGGCGGTACATGCTCCAAGAGGAGCAGCCGGAACGCAAACAGCTTGTCGACAACAGAGTCCATGTGTGCCTCTACTTTATCCAGCCTTCCAACACTTCTCTCTCTGCTTTGGACATAGAGTCCATGAAGGAAATTTCCAAGAGGGTCAACTTGATTCCGGTGGTGGCAAGAAGCGATACCCTCAACAAGGACGAATTGACCGATTTTAAAAAAACCATCAACCAGGCGTTGAAGGCGTACGACATTGGCGTGTGCAAGTTCATCTCTGACGAAGAGGTGTTAAGCAAGATCCACAATGTGGCTCCCTACGCCGTGGTGGGTTCCAACGCTATGTTCAAGAACAGCGAAGGCAACATGGTTAAAGCAAGAAAGTATCACTGGGGCATGGTTGAGATCGAGAACCCAGAACACTGTGACTTCTTGTTGCTCCGTGAAGTGCTCTTGAGTGAGCACATGCTCGACTTGATCCAGTCCACCGAAGCTCACTACAACGCCTACAGAACGTGGTGCCTACGTGAGAGAGTCGAGAGAGCCCTTGAAGAGGAGATGAGTGGTGGCAAATCTCAGCTGTCGCTAGAAGACGACGAGGACGGCTTGAGCTCATACGCTCTCTACAAGAAGATCCAGCCGTGGACTGGGTTCATCTCCCAGGAGGATATGGATGCCGACGATGCTCGTTTGGAATTGGAGGCAAGGAAGCTGCTCACAGAGAGcatgaagagaagagagctGAAGATCAGGGAGTTTaagaaggtgttgatgaggaggcAGGCTGAGTACaacgaggagttgaagaaggagcacGAGCGTGTGACTGAGTTGAGCGAGCAGATCCGCCGCATGACCGCTGGAAGCCTGAAAAGCAGCAGCCATGCTCCTGAAGAAAGCATTGACCAGAGTGACCCGAGAGCCATGCACCTGTTGAAGAACGGGTTCTTAG GTTCGTTCACAATTGTTTCCGAGCCCTCCATTTGCAAAGCAGCTAACCCGCCGGCGGGCACTGCTGGAGTTGTTTCTGGCAAACAGAAGGTAATCAAATTACTAAAG CTCATGGCTTCATAG